A genomic region of Fusarium falciforme chromosome 4, complete sequence contains the following coding sequences:
- a CDS encoding MFS domain-containing protein encodes MEKEDDRVQTVDRVPDPAAADVAASKTAKVQNVAYSDAIAKDNLSPRASSVCKLYAIIALVTLNNCGNGFDGTIMSSVNAMHSFHEFFGTEMQGASIGAVFALYSVGNILGCLVAAPASDFFGRRYGMVAGSIFVIIGVVIQAAAQNVGAFMAGRLFLGFGSTIAVTAAPIYLVEMSYPSWRGTLTGLYNVCGWYIGSLASTWTAYGTGRLTSNWSWRIPIMIQVVPAAIILCGVWFIPESPRWLMGHGKEEQARAVLIKYHGDSNPESAVVKLELEEMRASIEYQAEIDASQKWWDYRMLLDNKENLRRMYLLFLVAIFSQFIGGSVITYYMPVILENVGITSSSQQLLLNGVNVIFGFFSGMAGSFSVEKFGRRRLFLWGTFLTGLVYIPINVIAAKSHGHVDTSTGYAFIAMIFLYGIFWSFCWTPLQSLYPSEVLRNDIRAKGMAASGFFSGVSGFINTYATPIALQKIGWKTYTIFLILHFVEWVLMYFAIVETKGRSLEEIDEIFKSANPVKTSKQKHEVYIKDGTGVTADLGAKEA; translated from the exons atggagaaggaagatgacaGAGTCCAGACCGTGGACAGAGTTCCTGACCCGGCAGCTGCTGATGTGGCGGCATCGAAGACAGCAAAAGTCCAAAATGTTGCCTATAGcgatgccatcgccaaggacaACCTCTCACCGCGAGCATCGTCGGTCTGCAAACTCTATGCAATCATTGCTCTTGTCACACTAA ATAATTGTGGCAACGGCTTTGATGGAACCATCATGTCGTCCGTTAATGCTATGCATTCTTTCCATGAATTTTTTGGCACTGAAATGCAAGGTGCTTCCATTGGAGCTGTCTTTGCGCTTTATAGCGTCGGAAACATCCTTGGTTGCCTCGTTGCGGCTCCTGCTTCTGATTTCTTCGGTCGGCGATACGGCATGGTCGCCGGGTCAATCTTTGTCATCATTGGTGTCGTCATCCAGGCAGCGGCCCAGAATGTTGGAGCATTTATGGCGGGGAGATTATTCCTCGGTTTTGGCTCCACCATCGCAGTAACTGCAGCTCCCATCTATCTAGTTGAGATGTCCTACCCTTCTTGGCGCGGAACCTTGACTGGTCTATACAATGTATGCGGCTGGTATATTGGATCCCTTG CCTCGACATGGACTGCCTATGGAACGGGTCGACTAACATCGAATTGGTCATGGAGGATCCCCATCATGATTCAGGTCGTCCCCGCGGCTATCATCCTGTGCGGAGTATGGTTCATCCCAGAAAGTCCCCGGTGGCTCATGGGTCACGGTAAAGAAGAGCAGGCCCGAGCTGTGCTCATCAAGTATCACGGAGACAGCAATCCCGAATCAGCTGTCGTGAAActggagctcgaggagatgCGTGCATCCATCGAATACCAAGCAGAAATCGATGCCAGCCAAAAGTGGTGGGATTATCGCATGCTCTTGGACAACAAGGAGAACTTGCGCCGCATGTACTTGCTCTTCCTAGTCGCGATTTTCTCCCAGTTTATCGGTGGTTCGGTAATCACCTACTACATGCCCGTCATTCTAGAGAACGTTGGCATCACCAGCTCTTCtcagcagcttcttctcaacGGCGTCAATGTCATTTTCGGATTCTTCAGCGGCATGGCAGGCTCATTCAGCGTTGAGAAGTTTGGGCGCAGACGTCTGTTTCTTTGGG GCACATTCCTGACAGGTCTCGTCTATATTCCCATCAACGTCATCGCAGCCAAATCTCACGGTCATGTTGACACCTCAACCGGTTACGCCTTTATTGCCATGATTTTTCTGTATGGCATCTTCTGGTCTTTCTGCTGGACACCGCTGCAGTCTTTGTACCCAAGCGAAGTGTTACGCAATGACATTCGAGCCAAGGGTATGGCCGCCTCCGGTTTCTTCAGTGGTGTTTCGGGCTTCATCAACACTTATGCCACACCGATCGCCCTTCAGAAAATCGGCTGGAAGACATACACCATTTTCCTCATTCTGCATTTTGTAGAGTGGGTATTGATGTACTTTGCTATCGTCGAGACAAAGGGCCGGTCTCTCGAAGAAATCGACGAGATTTTCAAGAGCGCTAACCCCGTCAAAACATCCAAGCAGAAGCACGAAGTCTACATCAAGGATGGCACAGGTGTCACTGCCGACTTGGGCGCAAAGGAAGCCTA
- a CDS encoding Mannan endo-1,4-beta-mannosidase, whose protein sequence is MPQIADSGLKVRRVWAFGNINSVTDQPVYFQFLDTAKKTITINTGASGIARLYAAVATAEKHSIQLVLPMLNNWDDRGGIKTYRTYFGWNHAEAQQAYKDYVTFICQNCKSGVITSWATEISGFINSLDPNHRVSLGDEGWLCSDDTSLGYAYSRSEGIDFEANLKIPTLDYGTVHIYPIGWSYTYPWGNQWIRDHAALALKYGKPIVLEEYGVESTTSNRTAVLQEWQQTIPDSDITYDSFWQFGTNLPSGANAYDDYAIFHGTQEYQRVVIDHAQAMSTRAVSSAGRRRPSSRHPN, encoded by the exons ATGCCTCAGATTGCCGACAGTGGATTGAAAGTCAGACGTGTCTGGGCATTTGGGAACATCAACAGTGTTACCGATCAGCCTGTGTACTTTCAGTTCCTCGATACGGCCAAGAAGACCATAACTATCAACACTGGGGCCAGTGGCATTGCGCGCCTCTACGCCGCCGTCGCTACCGCGGAGAAGCACAGCATTCAGCTGGTACTGCCGATGTTGAATAATTGGGATGACCGGGGCGGCATTAAGACCTACCGTACTTACTTTGGATGGAACCATGCAGAGGCCCAGCAAGCCTACAAAGACTATGTCACTTTCATC TGTCAGAACTGCAAAAGCGGTGTGATCACTAGCTGGGCCACAGAAATATCCGGTTTCATCAACTCGCTGGACCCAAACCATCGTGTATCGTTGGGTGATGAAGGCTGGCTCTGCTCGGACGACACCAGTCTCGGCTACGCGTACTCTCGCTCCGAAGGTATTGATTTCGAAGCCAATCTGAAGATCCCCACACTTGACTACGGGACGGTACATATATACCCCATTGGTTGGAGTTACACGTACCCTTGGGGCAACCAATGGATTCGTGACCATGCAGCACTGGCACTCAAGTATGGCAAGCCCATCGTTCTGGAGGAATACGGTGTCGAGAGCACAACCTCAAACCGCACGGCGGTGCTGCAGGAGTGGCAACAAACCATCCCGGACAGCGACATTACGTACGATAGCTTTTGGCAATTCGGGACGAACCTTCCAAGTGGTGCGAATGCTTACGACGACTACGCGATTTTCCATGGCACGCAAGAGTACCAGCGCGTGGTGATTGATCATGCTCAGGCTATGAGCACCAGGGCTGTCTCATCCGCTGGCCGTCGCAGACCCTCCTCACGCCATCCAAACTAG